One Nicotiana sylvestris chromosome 12, ASM39365v2, whole genome shotgun sequence genomic window carries:
- the LOC104229328 gene encoding probable ADP-ribosylation factor GTPase-activating protein AGD11: MSIPHEGNADSNNVSGSCLYELLQMESSSNCSGPQPDRRKRSSSPRHRLQRLLSESGNRFCADCGSPDPKWVSLSLGVFICIKCSGVHRSLGVHISKVLSVKLDEWTDDQVDSLIEMGGNNAANLKYEASIPDSYRKPRPEASIEERTDFIRRKYELQQFLNSDVQMICPFPPSSSSRCNSLSLSCSLALDKRHYEKQSTGHRIHGIGHAFRNSWRRKESEHRSTKKSNSMAGMVEFIGLIKVNVVRGTNLAVRDVVTSDPYVILSLGSQSVKTRVIKNNLNPVWNEKLMLSIPENVPSLKVLVYDKDTFTTDDFMGEAEIDIQPLVTAAKASENSTLGESMPLGKLKASKENTLVKDGIISLIDGKVKQDITVKLQNVERGVLEIELECVPLTQ; the protein is encoded by the exons ATGTCTATTCCTCATGAGGGAAATGCTGATAGCAATAATGTTTCAG GTTCTTGCCTCTATGAACTTCTGCAAATGGAATCATCTTCAAATTGTAGTGGTCCTCAACCAGATAGACGAAAGCGTTCTTCGA GTCCTCGACACAGACTACAGAGGCTGCTGAGTGAATCTGGCAATAGATTCTGTGCAGATTGTGGATCTCCTGATCCAAAATGGGT ATCTTTAAGTCTTGGAGTTTTTATATGTATCAAGTGCTCCGGAGTACATCGAAGCCTTGGAGTGCACATATCGAAG GTTCTGTCAGTGAAGCTCGACGAATGGACAGACGACCAAGTTGATAGTTTGATAGAGATGGGTGGaaataatgcagcaaacttgaagtATGAAGCTTCCATTCCTGATAGTTATCGGAAGCCCAGACCAGAGGCATCAATAGAAGAGCGTACTGACTTTATCAG GAGAAAATACGAGCTGCAGCAATTTCTAAACTCTGATGTGCAGATGATCTGCCCCTTCCCACCATCATCATCCTCACGCTGCAATTCATTAAGCCTTTCTTGTAGTTTGGCCCTGGATAAGAGACATTATGAGAAGCAATCCACTGGGCATCGCATCCATGGCATAGGGCATGCATTTCGTAATAGCTGGAGAAGGAAAGAATCTGAACACAGGAGCACCAAGAAAAGTAACTCAATG GCAGGTATGGTTGAATTTATAGGATTGATAAAAGTCAATGTGGTGAGAGGGACCAACCTAGCTGTCCGTGATGTGGTAACAAGTGATCCTTATGTAATTCTCTCCTTGGGAAGCCAG TCAGTCAAGACGCGTGTCATCAAGAACAATCTTAACCCTGTCTGGAATGAAAAGCTAATGTTGTCAATTCCAGAAAATGTTCCTTCTTTGAAAGTG CTTGTCTATGACAAGGATACATTCACAACTGACGACTTCATGGGGGAAGCTGAGATTGACATTCAGCCTCTTGTTACTGCTGCAAAAGCATCTGAAAACTCGACACTCGGTGAATCAATGCCGCTTGGGAAATTGAAAGCAAGCAAAGAAAACACTCTTGTTAAAGATGGCATTATCAGTCTAATAGATGGTAAGGTGAAACAGGATATCACTGTGAAGCTGCAGAATGTTGAAAGGGGAGTACTAGAGATTGAGCTTGAATGTGTTCCTCTCACACAATAA